ttttgtcttttatatttCAAGACAGTAACTATATGTTCTTTTAGGATTTGTTAAACTCTAGCAAATTCTcttaggttatatatatatatatatatatatatatatatatatatatatatatatatatatataatttgtttggaGAGTAAAAATACTATTCAAAttgaaaactttatttattttggagaaaaatattattatctatGAAAAGAATTGCATAAGGTGCATATTATGTAGTCATCTTGTTAACAAACTAAAGAGATTAAGAGCATGCGCCCAGctatatatgtaaaaataagtaaatatttataatgtcTTTTCATTGCGTTCATATAAAGAAAGCCGTCCTGTAGTtacattttcatgtttttcttataaacaaTCATATctcatataaaacattaattaatttatcttttcatttaatataaaGAGTTATgagcataaattaataactgCAATTACTGTCGACAATGAGCATCATAATGAATAACGATCACAACCCTactaaaaatcaaaacctacAATTACACAAAGAAAAGTTAATGGTTTTAAGctactttaaatattttatagctAGAGAAAACCTacacttatataatttaatttgattattttatagctaGAGAAAACCTCCACTTACATAAAGAAAGGTTAATGGTTTTTTGctaaatacttttatattttctcttcatCTTCAATTTGTTTACCTTTTCACTTGTctcctttattttaatttgattattttagatCGAGTTGTTAGTTccacattttatataaatattcatacaataatattatttaatttgtacatatcttgaattaatattattcttGTTAACATGTAGGAGTGTGGCTACTACATTGCCATATTGAGCGCCATGTAACATGGGGAATGGGAATGGTGTTTCTTGTGAAAAATGGTGTTTCTTCTCAAGCTCGAATTCTTAAACCTCCTCGGGACTTACCAAGATGTTGAAAGCATGCTTTTATGCATAATTATCTCTCAAATTCTATTTGTTATCTCTCCCCGTTATGCctctaaatcaaatttattagaatccaagttttttcttaattttctcatGTGGGTTACACTTCCTAATTATTTATAAGAATATTATTATTGGAATTTTAAAGTCACTCTTATcatggatgaaaaaaaataattaaccccaATATGttatcaaagaaaacaaatcaatattgTGATATTGGAACTTCATAAAATGAAGtggattactatatatatatatatatatatatatatatatatatatataaactttaatcTTCCTATCTTCCTATCTTAATTTATTACACTCTATATATACAACTATTATATTGATATACTAAAGATCTTTCCAACTAAATGCAATTAATAGttatagttataaaataaaagatattttgatgcttaaaagttttagttttttttttttttgtgttaatttgacaataaaatgtgtttttattgCATATCTCAActttattttggtgttttatATAGAAGCTTTTAACAAGCACATGCAAATGATGTgcgaattaaataaaatattttgactaCCACTAATAATGGATAGTTGAAAAAGAGGCATATCTAACATTGATTAAAAGTTgagataaaatgataaaatcaaaagattttatttaggAGCTAAGTAAGGTTTTGAGAGTTACCAGGATGTTGTCTGGTTAACTTAACAGGTCTATAAGTCGAATGAACAATAAAAATGTTAGATCAATCTTAATCAACctaaattaacatgtcaaattcaCAACCTAAGTTATTAACATGACCTCAACGGGCTAACCCGGTTGACCAtctgtctctttcttttctctttcctttttttttccctaaataGGCCTTCATTAAGCTCAGGTGGAATGAAATTCTGGAATAAATTGAAGAGTTATTAGAGAATCATAGAATAAATTGAATGAAGTGGGAAAAAGTATCTTGCACGTGGTTAGCAAAGTACTAGAATGCAAAAGTAGTCATCGCCTGGAAGAGACACATGTAGCTTCATCCAACCTTTAATGATGaccttttttggtgttttttgaaTTGCTTTAACAAGGCCTTCCTCCCAGGTGGCTTGTGGTGGCGATAGAGCTAACTCTAGTATAGCTCTAATGaccaattcttcttcttttcattctATTCATTTCTTTCTATCTCATCTCGGTTTTTGTGTCTGGTTTTTTCTCTATTAAAGTATAAAGttgcatttttttctcaatttaaattATAGTCCAAatacttttattcttttttaaaataaaatatatgaatcaTTCTCCATAAAATCAAGTGACAATCCAACATTATAATGTTTTCTCGACACCATAAGAACCCCATACCAAGCcaatcaaaccaaaataaagagcccaatataaattaaatacatcGTGTAAGCCTATTTAAGGATTAaaatgaataacaaaaaaatatggtaatgaaaaaattgaaacagcagaaaaatataaaatgaaaaaaaaaagcaaacaatgAATAAACAGTAAAATACctagctttttagttttttttacttaatttaaatGTTAGGGCTTTATAACTATTGGTTAAAGCGTGAGTCATCtttaaactatttatttatctttagactaaattaaagataaaaaagagtttttttttttcaattgatatgAGCTTAAGTAAGATCatattattgtaatataatACAATCCCCATTAACTCAATAACTATTGGATAAAGCATGAatcatgtttaaattatttatttatctctaaattaaattgaagataaaaattagttttttattttattttcattgatatGAGCTTTAATAAGATCATATTATTGTCATCTGACACCatccaattaaaataaaataaaaataacctaaaatatAACTCATATTTATTGTGAGTTATGTCTTAAAGCATTGTTAATTCCATagtgcttcttgttttttttttttaattttatttattttctatttcatctTTACAATTGATGTTTGCATTGATTTATGTGTCACAATTCACTTTAATTTGCATTCAATTATGTGTACAGGGTCGTTAAGACTGTTTCGTATGTGGATTAAACATCaactttatgaaaaataattttattttattgttggaAAAAGTTTAAAAGAGCAAGGactaaatttaagaaaaaaactacaatatgATCCCTaaagtttaatgtttttatatttattccaTATTATTTAAGGATTTTATGTTTAGGTTCAACTtcattttgtttgtgttttgaaGCTTGCATGTTGAGGGACAAAGGAGAAAGTCATGACAAAattgagaggagagagaaaatatttggTTGCCCATAttccataacaaaaaaaagtttatctTGTTTTTACCAGGTTCTTCTTAAATAGTGGAGTTCCATTAAAGTAGCATAAAACGTATATCTAGCTAAAAAGGTATATCCAAACTTTAGAAGGTTTATTTAAatcattctagttttttttttggaccgatgttattatgtttttggggttaaaaataaatttacttggGTTTCTATCATGTTTTATAGGTTCAAGAATTAAAAACTCAACTTTCTACAACTAGACTATAATAGGTTATCTGTTCTAGATGAATAACACattgtctattttattttaaaaaattgaacaaaaaaatataaaaagattaagtgCATGAGCCTAAAATTAGAGACACATACCTACTTGGAATCATTTTTTGGGCAAAGCTTGCTGACCAATTCTTCTTAGCCAAATATCTTaccctttttatatttattctctattttattttattttgaatcaaagtcaccacaaacaaaatattaaaaagatattaaccaACTTCACcatatttcaaataagtttatattttttataacaacaacaacaataacaattactttataaattataatatgcgAGTCTAATatgaaaaacttataaaaaaaaatttctcattaatattaattaaaaataaaatatatattttgtaatttcttATTGTAAAgcttttacattattttttaattaattattctaattttttttttatcttatcactTAAATATTgttgagtcatttttttttttattaaaccttaatttttagatcatgataagttttctgttttaaaaaaataaagtctggacttttaaaactcaattttcaatttgttcACTAGAAAAATATCCTAGAAGCAATATAAAAACCTTAAGAACCCTATCTCTAActtcaaaatacattttattctcttaaaaaataaaaaaatcaattcaaataaaataattacatacTCTAATCTTCTTTTTTAGGCATGATAAAGGGCAAAATAACCACACTCCCCTCTCTAAGactaagattgattttttttttagtcataatatagtttttaaaatcattctttcttctctttcttttctaattattttttctctcatctcctggaatttaaaaactaaaatgtgaTACATAAATTTTATGGACTGAAAAGTCAAAACCTAAAACTCCAtggatcaaattataaaaaataaaatcttcaaaagacaaaaataaaattttaatatgcaATAAAGAACTTTTATCCAAATTGTACCTTTTCActctaagaaacaaaaatattttggtaaTATAGCATTTTCCATCAATTATTCTAATGAAAATTCatagagaaattaaaatataaaattgatataaacaaTAGTTTTGATACAAAATTGATGGTAGCTAAagagatgtaaaaaaaaaaaaaaaacctagtaaaaaaaaaaaaaaatgataaaaaaagtgaaaagaaatacatcaagaaaaaataaaactataatttataatagtcaTCTTAGTAGTTTTatagaatatgattttttatcattcaaattaaaaattattgtgaaaaGTTATATcgttaactcaatttttttattagatttataaaaaaaaaaattataacactagctaaatacaaaaaaatataatttcatatatgCTAAAATGTACTTgtatgtaaaaaaagaaaagaaaaatatattgttaatgttttttttttaatttaaaaaacagtgAAAAATGAATATTGCCTTATCCGTAAAAGGTGGAACGTATTCAAAGCACATAAATGTAACCTACTAATAGCGAACCCTTTCATTCCATCCTCTTCAACGAAACAAAGAACAACTTTTCGTTTCCCTTCCTTACCGTCGtctcctaaaaaaaaatcccaaatatatttttatatatatatattattagcaCGCATGGTTTAGAAGTATCCTCTTGTGTGGGGGATTGGTCGAACCAGCAAAAGCCGAACTCGAAAGATTCAAGAAGCCTAAAAAAGGCTGCCCATTTCTTATCTCCTTAAAGGGTAAGAGAGAGAGTAGATTTTGTGTGGGATTCTGTCTCTTTCGTTATGGTGGATGATGGTTTTGTGAACGCTTCTTCTAACGGCAACGGCAACCAAGAGAgcccaagaaaaacaaaagatattaataagaagaagaagaagaagaagcgtgGCGGGAGCAAGAAGAAGATGACTGTTGAGCAGACCTTGGCTTCCAAATCTGTCAGCGAATGGGTTTACTTGGATCGGAAATTGGTTGCTGATGATTTCGATTTTGGAGTGCATAAGACTGTAATGATGAGGAGAGAAGACAAGGTTGTCTTTGAATTGCATACTCATTCCAAGTTCAGTGATGGCTTCTTGTCTCCTTCCAAGCTTGTGGAGCGAGCTCATGGAAATGGGGTccgtctttttttttgtgttttttttttactggctAGACATGCTGAGTGTTTAATGCTTTTGTGATGGTGTTAGAATGACATGTACTGAATAAATTgcccaaatgtttttttttttttttggtgattaaTGCCTTTGTAAAAAGGCACATCTCTTTAGCATGTTAGTAGTTGTAAGAGTTCAAACTcatcagattaattttttatatatatatatatcacgcGGCCTGGTTTTGTTCAATCTAGGCTTCAGCTCAAAGCAAGCGCCAACTTGTTTGGGTTTGATCCTTTCACATGTTGTCTTGGATTAAAATGCAAGTAGTTTGGGGTTTTTAATTGTTACATAGAtgttaaattatcaaaattgtTAATTATTACAGGCAAGAAACTCAACTCATTAATTATAGTGTAAGTTATTCGGTCGAGATTGCATTATTAGGTCTTGGAGGAGTGTTTATCTGTTATATAacaatgattttgttttcttaaggaGTTTATGTAATGGATGATGCCCTTTCAAGGCTgtatacactttttttttttttggtgattgcTATGTTTTGATTTATACATTCTTTCCGGTTTTAGTGCCAATATCTTAATTAGTAAAATTTGTTCAGAACAGGTGAAAGTTCTTGCTCTCACTGATCATGACACAATGTCTGGTATACCTGAAGCTACAGAAGCAGCTCGCAGATTTGGCATCAAGATAATCCCAGGTGTTGAAATAAGCACAATGTTCTCTCCAAGGTATCTGCTTTCATCAAAGTTCAGGATTTACTGCGGTAGTGGGTGGTCATATTGTTACGAGAactgatgaaaaataaatttttttaaaaaaaattccatttcCATCTTTGTAATTTGgtcaattgattaaaaaaattccatttcCATCTTTGTAATTTGGTCAATTGATCATAATGCAGAAATCCTGAAGCAGAGGAGCCAGTGCACATCCTGGCTTATTACAGCAGCGGTGGGCCAACTAGGTCTGATGAACTGGAAAAGTTCTTGGCTAACATAAGAGATGGTCGTTACCTTCGTGCAAAGGACATGATCTTGAAACTCAATAAACTCAAGTTGCCTCTTAAATGGGAGCACGTTACTAGAATTACAGGAAAAGGAGTTGCTCCTGGAAGACTGCATGTGGCTCGAGCTATGGTTGAAGCAGGCTACGTAGAGAACCTGAAACAAGCTTTTGCCAGATATCTGTATGATGGTGGACCTGCTTATTCCACGTAATAATCCAGCTCTTTTTTAGTTAATTGGCTATACTGAGCATATTTCTTATTCAGAAAGTTGACGggtgtaaattatttttgtgcTGTTGAACAGAGGAAATGAGCCTCTTGTAGAGGAGGCAGTACAATTGATATGTGAAACGGGGGGTGTTGCTGTGCTAGCTCATCCTTGGGCATTGAAAAACCCTGTTGCAATAATACAAAGGTTGAAAGATGCAGGTCTTCATGGGATGGAGGTTTACAGAAGTGATGGCAAACTGGCTGGTATGTTGTTTTTGCACCGTCCCCAACTACCCCCCTTCTTTCTATCCTCGTATCTTAAATTAAggtttctcttttttccttttgaggAGGGGTTTGGTAGGGCATTGAATGCTTTAGAGCTGtgcaacccccccccccctccccccgcCCCTGAACTTTAAATAGAATGGATGTAAATGTAATAATCTTGATTCTAGAGTGAATAACTTAACTGCATGTTAATCTAGAGATTATGCAATTGTCTTCTTGAAATGACCCTTAATGATTTCTTACTGAAATTTATGCTGGATTTCAAAAATAGTCATAAATAGTCATAAATTCATCGTGAATCATGCCACTAGTAGTAATAACACATTTTCCTGTTTTGTTTAGAATATAGAGACTAGAGTGCATTGTGGATCGCTCAAGATTGAAATtctactactattatttatgGAAAAGCTGAATTCTCTTAATTTTGGGATGAAGTTAATTCCAACATTGTTGGTCTAAATGAGAATATGCATCTTTCATCACTGACCTTTTCACTGCACAAGGATGCTTGGTTTATATTTCTGCTTTCACGCTTCCTTTTGTTCTTCCATCCTCATTTTGTCTTCGTTTTGCTCTCTTTTGAACAGTATACAGCGACCTAGCAGATGCTTATGGTCTTTTGAAGCTAGGAGGCTCAGATTATCACGGAAAAGGTGGAAACAGTGAATCTGAACTGGGAAGTGTTAACCTCCCAGTAATTGCTTTGCACGACTTCCTGAAGGTAGCACGCCCAATCTGGTATGGTGCCATAAAAGATATTTTCGAGAGATATGCTGCGGAGCCCTCTGATTCGAACCTAGCAAGGATAACAAAGTTTGGGGGAGCAAAGATTTTAAAGGGAAACTCCCCAATGAGTTGTGGGAAGGACTTGATTGACCGTTGCTTATCATTGTGGCTAACAACTGAGGAGAGGCAGACAGCCGAGTTTGAGGCCATTAAAATAAAGCTCGCCTGTGTTGCGATTAATCAAGGTGCGGGACTCGCGTTCCTATAGAGAGCCGCTAACTCAAGCGGAGATGTTTCCTTTTGCCATtgtcaaaaaaaagaagagaattaTTTCCTTTTGCAAATTTTTCATGCTCAAGTGATCAGGttattatccattttttttttaactgattacGCTTTTTACTGGAATATTTATGAATGCATTATCTTAAGTAGTGTCTGATAGAACAACATTATAGAATCTAT
This genomic interval from Populus alba chromosome 1, ASM523922v2, whole genome shotgun sequence contains the following:
- the LOC118040203 gene encoding uncharacterized protein, coding for MVDDGFVNASSNGNGNQESPRKTKDINKKKKKKKRGGSKKKMTVEQTLASKSVSEWVYLDRKLVADDFDFGVHKTVMMRREDKVVFELHTHSKFSDGFLSPSKLVERAHGNGVKVLALTDHDTMSGIPEATEAARRFGIKIIPGVEISTMFSPRNPEAEEPVHILAYYSSGGPTRSDELEKFLANIRDGRYLRAKDMILKLNKLKLPLKWEHVTRITGKGVAPGRLHVARAMVEAGYVENLKQAFARYLYDGGPAYSTGNEPLVEEAVQLICETGGVAVLAHPWALKNPVAIIQRLKDAGLHGMEVYRSDGKLAVYSDLADAYGLLKLGGSDYHGKGGNSESELGSVNLPVIALHDFLKVARPIWYGAIKDIFERYAAEPSDSNLARITKFGGAKILKGNSPMSCGKDLIDRCLSLWLTTEERQTAEFEAIKIKLACVAINQGAGLAFL